CCGGTACTCCTCGGGGCTGTCCTTGATGTGGGAGGCTGCGGCGTGGAAGGTGTCCTCGGCGGTCGGGACGTAGTGCTTTTCGACGGCGAGGCGCTTCTTCCTGGTCTCGGCCAGGTCCCGGGCGAGGGCGTCGCCGAGATGGTGCGGGGTCGACCATTCCTTCTCCAGGGAGCGGTCCAGGGAGTCATCCCGCTCAGCCTCCTCCCGGATGCCTGCCTTGTCCTCCTCGGAGAAGACGACGTTGAAGTCGTCCCCCTCCAGGACCTGCTCGATGACTTTGCGTCCGTAGTGGCGCCGTTCCTCGTTGGAGGGCCGGTCGTTATAGATCAGGTCATGCAGCGAGGGCTGGGACGGGATCCGGATGATGGGGCCGGCGCCAAGAGACGGGACTTCTTCGGAGTGGGCGACGGCGGTGAACTGCCCGCCTTCGGGAATGCCTGCCGGCTTGTGGGCCTGCTTGGTCTTTGCCCGGCCAGCCGGGCTTTTCTGCGATGCGCTCATGCTCCACCTGTGTGCGGCAGGCAGGGAGATTGCGCGTCAGGCGGCGGCCGGCTCCACGGCGAGGCCGCTCAGCTCGCACAGGGCGCAGACCGTGTAGGCGCCGTTGCGGTCGGCAGCACCGCCGCTGCAGATGATGCAGAGCAGCGTCTTGACGTTCGCGTCCTTCTTCTTTGCCATGGCCAGAATGTGTACGGACGCGGCGGAATCGGTGCACGCCATCAGGACACCGGGACGGTTCCGGCTGCGGCCACACGTGCCATGGCCGCGGCAGCTTCCTTCAGCCCCGGCCCCTCCTTGGAGGCGACGGCGGAGAGCTGGAGCTGGAGGAGGCTGACGCGGAGCATGTCGGCACCTGGGTCGATGTCGGCGTGGGCCAGGTCGATGATGAAGGCGGTGAGGACGCTGTCCAGCCGGGCCAGCCGGCAGCAGACGCCGATCCGGCCCCGTCCAAGGGCGGACAGGGCCAGACGGTTCGTGTGCAGGATGAGGGCGCCGGCCATGTCGCCGAGGACGGCCCGGCGGGCAGTGCACGGTTCGTCGTCGTGGACGATGATGGCGGCGAACATGTCCGAGGCGAGGGTGGTCGCATCACTGCGGGTGTGGAGCTCCTCCGCGAGCTGGGTGCGCAGTGACCGCGATGCCATGATCGGTTCCCCTCGAAGTCCGGCCTGAACGTGTTTCCGGTGTCTTCTATGCGCTCTGTGTCCCGACGGGCCGTTAGGCGCTCACCAGCTCGCGTTCGTGGTGCCGTTCCGGCTGCGGTGCGTGGACTGGGCGGTCGTCGCGGACGGCCGCGACCTCCGTGTCGAACGACGGTTCGGGGGCGGGGACCGGCTCCGACGCAGGCGAGGATACTGCGGCCCTGCGGGTGCCTGCTGCGCGGGCTGGCTTCTTCTTGGGCGCAGGGGCCGGGGCGGCCTTCTGGACAAGGATGACGGTCAGGTGTGTGATCGCCAGCAGGACCAGGGGCGGCATGGCAGCGACCACGGCAGAAACCGCTGGAGGTACTCCCCCATGGTTCTGGTCCACCGTGATGATGGCGTGGACGGAGTTCGCCGCGGTGGAAACGACGGCGCCCAGGAACAGCAGCGCCCACGGGTAGGCGAGGGTGCGGCGGTCATGTCCGGCGAGGGCGACGATGGCCACGGTGGCGGCAACGATGAGCCCGTCAATGATGATGGGCCAGATCCAGGCGAGGGACGGGTAGATGCCGGCACGTGCGGCCAGGTCGGTCAGGGACGCGAAGGACAGGACGAACGCCCCGGCGGCGATCAGGACCGTCGTGGCGATGCCGGTGGCAACGATGGGGCGTGACAGGGGTGCGCCGGTCCTGCGGGGAGGCGTGGATGTCATGGTGATCCTTTCAGGCGGTTTCGTACTGGCGGGCCAGGGCGGTGATTGGCTGCGATGCCACGGCGGGGCGTGCCCGTGTCAGTTCTTCGGTTGTCTTCCGGTGGCGGGGTCCGACGGCACGTGCGGGTCGTTCACCGCGCAGGGTCCGGAAGAGGTTCAGGCGTTCGGTGGTGCGGGGGTCGGCGGCGAAGACTGCGCCGTCGGCGGTTCCCAGGAAGTGGACGAGGGCGCTTTCCAGCGCCTTCGCCCGGCGGGGTGACAGGATGGCGATGCGCCGGTCTGCGAGGCGGAGGGCCAGCCGCGCGCGGCGGCGCGTGTTGGCGCTCCTGATTGCCACGGTGACCAGCATGGACGCCGCCGGGGCGAGGATGGCTGCCTCCAGGGCGAGGTAGTCGTTCACGGCTCGACGCCGTCTTTCTCGTGGGCGATCTGGGCTGCGGTGTGCAGGACGAGCCGGACCGTGGCGGCCAGGGTTTCCTGGTTCAGCTCCGGGTGCCCGTCGCTGATGCGGGAGGTGATGGTGCGGACATCGACGGACAGGCGCTGGATGCGGTTTGCATCATCTGCCTGGGTGGCGAGGATGAGGGCGTTCTCGGCGGCGGTGTTGCCGATGATGCCGCCGTTGCCGTCCGGGGCGAGTCCGGCCGCGTCGATCCTCTGCCCTTGCTGGCGGGGTCCCTGCGGGGCGCGTCCGGCGGCGGCGAGGGCTTCTTCGGCGACCTTGGCCATGGCCCGGTCCACGCAGCCGACATGGGTCTCGGCGTTGAAGGCCTTCTCGTACAGGTGGGCCCGCGCGGGTACCTGGTGGAGGTAGTCGTAGAGCTCGTGGGAATGCTCGAAGCCGAACTTGGTGGTCAGCACGTCGTAGGCGTCCAGGACACCGGACTTGGCGGCGTGGGTCAGCCTGCGGATCACGCCGTCGATGCTGCGGGCGGATTCCATGATCCGGTACGCGTCGGACTCGTGGCGGTCGTTCTTGGCAACCTGGCCGAGCCTGGTGAGGGCGGCGGTCAGGTCTCCGTCGGTGGCGAGGGGTTCAGGGGTTGTCTCAGGCATGGGCGTCATGTGTGCGGCGCCTGCTGCCCTCCTCCCCGTCTGCCCCTGGCGGTCAGGCTGCCTGCGGGACTCCGAGCGGACGGCCGGAGCGCCGGTGGGCCAGGGCTGCCAGCAGGGTCCGTGCCTGGTTGTCTGCGACCCGGCGGGTGGTTTCATCGAAGGCGAGCCGGTAGGCGGCGTCGTACGCGGCGAAGATCCTGTCGTCTCCGGCGGGGCCCAGGTGCGGTGCCGGTTCGAGCAGCAGGGCGAGACGTTCCGGGGACGGTCTGCGGGCGGCTTTGATGCCGGTGGCGGGAACGGTGTCCCAGGCGGGGCCGGCCGGGGTGATGGCGGTCTTGCCGCCGGGTCCGGTGCTGAACGTGGCGTGGGTCAGGCTGGCGGAGAGGGGGCCTGCGGGGGTGATCAGGGTGTGGACCGGGACAAGTCCGTGCCGCGGTGCCGAGAACGGGCCGCCGAGCAGGAGCCGCTGGGAGGGGGTGTACGGGTATTCGCGCAGCGGGACGGGGTTCGGTCCGGCGATCGCACCGAGAACCTTCGCGTAGGAGGCGGTGTCCATGAACGGGGCACCCTTGACCTCGAGCCAGGTCTGGTGGTCGGGGAGGTAGAAGTCCGGCAGGTAGTACAGGTCAGGACCGATCTCGTAGTGACAGGGTTCGTAGTCCCAGTTCACGCCGAGCAGGTCGAGGAACACCGCCCAGCGGGCCTCCAGCCGGGACCGGAAAACCTTGCCCGAGTAGAGCACTTCGATGGCCTTGGGCTTGGGTGCCCGGGACGCCTTCCGGCGGGGTGCCGAGGTGGTGTTGCCGGCGCGCTTGGCGGCCGTTTTTGGAGTGGCCCCCGTCCTGGTCCTGGACGTCGTCTTGGGAGTCGTCTTGAGCTTGCCGGCTGCCGTGGTTTTTGTGCCGGCCTTGGCGGCCCTGGTCTGAGCCGGGGAGGTCTTGGTGGCGGCTGGTTTTGCTGCCCGTGACGCGGATGTCGTCTTGCGGGCTGCGGTGGTTCGTGTGGTTCGCTTGGCGGCAGTCTTCCTGGCGGCCGGCGCGGTCTGTGCGGGCATCATTCCTCCTGCCACTGAACATGCGCAGATCCTGCCGGGCGGGGGTGCCGGCCAGAAACGGGCCGAAGGAGGCAAAAGGGCGTGACCGATCAAATGGCGACCATGGCGACCAGATGGCGACCACCTGGTCGCCCATAAAAATCCGCGCCAGCACTGGGAAGCAGGGCCCTTTATATATATATGACCGATCAAACCGATCACTTAACTACTACTACATATAGGGATCCTCGTTGTTTCCCGTTACTCACCTTCTCTCCTATAGGCATACCTCCCGCTGGTCGGTTTGGTCGCCCATCGCCCAAATTCCGCGCCAGCACTGGGAAGCAGGGGTGGTCATTGGGTCGGTCACTGGTCGGTCAGGTTGGTCATAAACCGGCTTTCAGGACCCAAAAACGGCGAAAAACGTCTCTTTCGTCATTTTCGACCGACGACGGGATGACCTGCCGGACGCACTTCGGGATGTTCAGCGCACGGCCGGCAAGTCGGTCAGACAGCTCAGACCCAGGAGGTTTTGGGTGCTCCGTCACCTCCGTAGGCGGATTTCACCAGTCCGCAGACGTCGTCCCAGGAGTATCCGTCGCCGGAATCATCGAGGTACACACGGCCTGTCTGGGGCACTTCGGGGCCGTCCTCGGTGGGCTTGGCAAGGGTCCTTTTGAGGGGTGTCGGGAGGACGGTGTCGTAGCCCTGGCCGTTCCATTTATCGATCAGCAGGAGGTGCGGTTTGGCGAATTCCAGGACCCTTTCCTTGCCCGCTTCGGGGTCGCTGTCGGAGCGTGTGGAGGGCACGACATCGGCCACGTCGGAGTAGAAAATCACGTCCAGCTGGACACCTTCATGCCAGTCGTATGGGCCTTCCGTGACGAGGTCATCTATGGCCTCCTTGACACCCTCCGCGGAGGTGTCCACACCGGCCTCTTTCAGGACGTCCTCGATGACCTTCTGCCGGGCCTGGAGGCCTCCGTCGTCCAGGTGCCGGCCGGAGGCCAAGCGGGGGTCCTGGAGGCGCCCTGTGGGCTGTCCCAGGGAGGTGCGCATCAGCTGGGGGCGGGTGTTGCGCAGCAGGTCCTTCACGGGATCCGAATCGTCGCGCTCTTCGACGGCATAGCGGACGGCGTCCTGCTCATCGGTGTCCAGTTCATCCCACTCCCGGTCGAAGCGGCCTTCCTGGACGGCGGTCTCCAGCTCCTCGGTGGCGATGCGGACGGTTTCGTCGTAGGCGGAGTCGGAGAACCTCTCGTCGACGTCGTTCTCGGCGTCGTTCCACTGTCCGGAGAGGATCATGCCGATCTGCTCTTTGGTGAGCTGGTCGTCGTACTGGACGAAACGCAGGCTGACCGGATCGGTGCCGGCAGCGACGATGCCTGCGGCGTCTGCCGACTGGTTGGTCCCGGCCAAGGCGACATCGGGCTCGGAGTGGGTATCGGGGGCGAACTGGCCGCCCGTGGGAATGCCCTCAGGCTGGCGGTTTGGTTTTCTGCTCATGCCCTTCTGTGTGCGGCTGCAGCCCCGTGACACAAGAAAGACCCCGCAGACGTGGGGGACGCCGACGGGGTCTTACTGGCTCAACCTTTACACCAACAAAGTGCTTCCGCAAACTCTGCTGATGATGATTGGCAGGGTTATTGCTTGGCCGCTGAAAGCCGCTTCAGAACCTCCTGGGTGACGGCGTCCTGGAGCTTGGCGAGGTCCTCGTTGCTCAGCGTCCCGATCTCGGCTGCGGGGCCGGTGGGAGTTTCCCCGGCGTCGCTGCTGCCGGTGGTCTGCGTGCCGTCGGTACCGGCTGACTTGCCGTCTTTGTCGATGCAGCGGATCTTCTCGCCGTCGGCATTGGCGAGGCAGGACGAGCCGTCGGCCTTGACCTGCACCCGGTAGACCACGTTCTGGTTCAGGCCGATGGAGGCAGCCCACTCGTCGTGGGAGACCGGGATGACTTCCTGGACCGACAGGCCGGTGGCCCAGCCGTTCAGGGAAGAGTAGTCGGCCTTGATCTTGTCGGCGGTGGCGGCGTTGGACTGCCGCGGGACCTCCAGGTGATAGAGGGTCACGCTCGGGGACTCACCCGCCTTGACATGGCCGGATTCGAGCAGTGCGACGTCTTCGATGGAGCGGGACGAGGCGCGGGACGTGAACGGTGAGGCGTACACGGAACCGGGTGCGTCCTTGTAGGCGAGGGAGAAGGCACTGTGATTGCCCTGGTTCGGGTCGTTGGCGTCTTTCACTTCGTCGGTCAGGCCGGACTGTCCCTGAACCATGGACCACCAGCCGCCGTTGTGGGTGGCGAGGGAATCGTTGACGCGCTGGACGTAGGACAGGGCGACGGCCGGCCCGGGCAGGTCGCCTGCCCTGACCTCATCCCGGATCTCAACGTTGCCGGTGCGCCCATCGTAGATGGCAACCCCTGCCGGGCGGTGGACCGGGTTGATCCACCCGTTCAGCTTCGTGACCGGGACAACAATCTTCGGGGTGTCACCGTCGCAGTAGCCCCAGGCGTCGTCCTTCTTGGCGATCAGCAGGGAATCCTTGGCAGCGATCGCCCGGGTCAGGGAGTTGTGAAACCAGCCATCCATCCGCCGGTGCGCGTTCTTCTCATCGAAGAGGCAGGGCTTGCCGGAGGCCTGACCGGTCAACTGAATGGTCTGGTTGATGATGGCCGCGTAGCCGGGGTTGAAGTTTCCTTTCCTGTCCACAATGGTGCTGTAGTGGTTTGAGTCCGCGAGGTAGTCGGTGCCGCCGATCTGGCCGTTGATGCCGGAGAGGTTGGAGCTGGCCTGGCGCTCAGCGACCAGGAACGGGGCGCGCTCCTTCAGCCCGGGCATCGGGTCGTTGGATATGTGGACGGTGGAGGCGTATTCGAGCTTGGTGTTGTAGTCCCGGGCATTCGCGTAGAAGATGAGTCCTCCGATGCCCAGAATGCCGATGAGGATCGTGGCACCGGTCTTCTTCATGGCGAGTGCGGCAAGCACGGCCACGCCAATGATGACGATGAGGAGCAGCGGGAATCCCCAGATGATGACCCAATCGTTGATGAAGCGCGCGCGGGTCAAGGGGTCAAGCAGCGGCAGGCCGAGGATGGCGAGGACGCCGAGGGTTCCGGCGACGCCGGCTTTCGTAGATGTTTGCATGCGCCTCATGTGTGCGGAGGACGACGGTGCTCTCCCCTGTCATACGGCGGCAGCGGGCTCCAGATCCGCGGTCACCGGGAATACTCCGGTGCAGGCCGGGCATGGGCCCGAGGGGCGGCACGCAAGCGCCGGGTTGCCGCCCAGTCCCAGCCGAATAAAGGCCCACAGGCGGTGCCCGTCGAACGGTTTGACCGGCAGGAGGTTCCCGGCTCCGTTCACCATGGCCAGGAAGCCTGCGGCGCCCACGGGATCGGCCCAGGATGATCCGCCGGCAACCCACATCGCCGTGCCCGCAATGATCTCGATGACGGGCCCGGCGGCAATGGCTGCGGCCCGGCGCCAGGCGGTGGTGTCACCGCTGGTGGCCGCCACGCCTGACATCCCGAATTCGAGACGTTCGACTGTCCGTCCGGTGAGCCGTGCAGCGACCGCGTGCCCTGTCTCATGCAGGACGAGCGCGGCCAGGGCGAGGGTTCCGGCCAACAGGGCCTCGTGCCAGCCCACCTGCAGCCGCCCTTCCGCAGGGAACCGGGCCTGGGCCATCAACACCCCGCCCGCCAGTGTGAGGCTGGTGAACAGTGCCAGGAGGCCCGGTTTGAGAACGACAGGCCAGGGGGTACGAAGGACGGTAAGTGGCATGGACCCCATGTGTCCGGACAGGAGGAAGGGACTCACCCCGTCAGCTACTGTGCGGGGCGACCGCTCTGAGAACGCGTCCAGGTTTCGATCCGGTACCGCGTACCGTTCTTCGCCACCGCCCACCCCGCGGTAGGGGCACAGGCTCCGAGCGACCAGTCCGAGCCAAGCTCGGGGGCGAACGTATCGCCCTCGACGTCGGCGTCAATGCGGGTGATGACTGCCGTGTCGGCAATCTGCGCAGCAAGGGCCGTGCGGTACAGCGTGCCTCCGCCGATGATCCAGATTGGACCGGGGTCCGGCTGGCCGAGGGCGGCGACGACAGCGTAATGGATCGAGCCGGCGCGAATGGCGCCGGCGGCATTCCAGCCGGGGTCCCTGGTGACGACGATGTTGGTCCGGGCGGGCAGCGGGCGGAACCGTTCGGGAAGGGAGTCCCAGGTCCGCCGGCCCATGATGACGGGGTGGCCTTCGGTGGTGCGGCGGAAGTGCTCGAAGTCTTCGGGCAGGTGCCATGGCATAGTGCCGTCGCACCCGATCACACCGTTGGCTGCCTGGGCCCAGATCAATCCGATCCTGGCCTCGGGTCGATGCATCACTGGATCGGGTTTCCGTCCAGGTCGACGTCGGTCAGGCCTTCCTTTTCGAAGATGGCCTGGCGGGTTTCGTCAGTGAACCCGGTCATTGCCTGAGCGCCGGAAACGCCATCCCGGTAGCCCCTCAACTCAGCCGCCTCAATCGCGGCAGCGAATACTTCCTCGATGGCTGCGGCAGCCTTGGCCATCCGTACCTGGCGGACCGCCTCTTGGCCTTCCTGGAAGCGCCCATTGTCGCGGTAGGCAGCTGCTTCATCGGCTGGCCACCCTGAAATCTCCAAGCAGCGGTCACGGAGGATCTCGGTCAGGGGCTCAACGAGCTCGGGTCGGACTGGGGGCAGCGCTTTTGTCTTCTTAGGCATGTCCGGCATGTGTGCGGACGTCGCTCTGTCCGTCCACGTTCAAGACGCTGCGGGAACGGCCGTGGTCCGGCTGTCTGCGCATGTTCAGTGGCATGCCTATCCTCCAGAAGCTCCGCACCATGGTCTCCAAAGCAGGCGTCGCACCAGCCACGCCGGCCGAGTTCGGCTTCGTCATCGGCGCCCGCATACACCCAGCTGATGAGGTGTTCGATGTGGAGCTGGTCGAGGAGCAAGTCACCTACGCCCCTGCCACCGATGGGCACCTGCTGCTGACAGGAGGCCCCGGCACCGGAAAGACGCTGATGCTCACCGCACTGGCCAACGAGGCGGCAAGCGACATGGAGGTCCACACCGTCGACGCTTGGGGCTCACTGGAGAAGACACACGCGCTCCAACCGAGAGCGGCGGCGACCATTGGCTTTACACCTTCTGAATGCGCCACGATGCTGGAAGTCGTTCTCGCCGAGGTGCGGCGCCGGGTCCAGCAGTGCGAGCTGGAAGGCGTAGCGGCCTTCGGCGGCCTTCAGGATCCGCCTCGAAGGATTCTCGTCATTCTCGACGACACACGGCACCTTCTGTCTGATGACGACTACTCACCTTCCGGCGACGGACAGTCGAAGGCGCGGTCGATCGAGTGCATCGAGGAGGTCGTTGAGTCTGCGGAACGCGCCGGCGTCACGTTCGTCTTCAGCTCGCAGTGGCGAGAGGGCGAGTCCGGGCTGCCCGCCAAAATTCTGGACGGCCCTATCGCCCGGCTCCACCTCAAAGCCACCCGCTACGAGTCATTCTCAAGCGATTCGAGCCGGGTGGTCTATCGGCACGGCTATTGGAAGCCGAGCGTTCAGTCCGAATCAATGCTGCTTATGCAGGAGCGGCAGGATGATCGACCGCTCTTAGGCCCTGCTGAGCCGCGGGGTCACCTTGCCGCCCCTGGATGTTGCTGACCAAACCATTTGCTGTTAACGTCTGCCCCAGCGCCACGACCGGTGGCGGACTCCGAGCAGAATGATGGACCTGTGCGCCATGTCTGCGGTGAGGACAAGGTTCCAGGAATCCCGGTCCCTCAACAGCCGATTCATTCAGGTGTTGGGCACAGGACAGCACCTTGATTGGATACTCCGTGGTTGCCAACCGCACACTCAAGGCCAGATCCCGCGAATATGCCGACTGGTATGGCGTCCCCTACCCGCGAGCCCTCGCCGATCTCACCGCACCAGGGCTGAGCGTTCCGCTCAACAGCAAGATCCCCCGTGAACGGATGGACTTCGACCCCGCGAAAGACCGCCACCTCATCCTTACCGGTGACTTCGAGCTCCGCGCTGGTTGCCTGGAGCGTGTTTTCGGGCGCTTTTCCTACAAGCCCCATGTGGAGTGCTTCATCATCGACGTGACAGGGGACCTTGCCCGGGCTTTCAGTGATGTGGCTGAGGACGGTTCGGAGGGCGCAGCGATGAACCCTACGGCCGCAACCATGTTGCTGGAGTCGCTTGTCGCTGCCGCCGACGACCCAACCGCGGTGCCGGCTGACCAGTTCGACGTGATCGCGGTCCACGGTCTGTCAGAAATGCTGGAGGCAGCACCGGAGTCGGCAGGGATCCTTGGCCGTCTTCTTGAAATTGACAGCCCGCAGCAGTGCTTTGTTCTTGCCGGCGACTGGATCGGTAACTGCCCTGTTCCGGGTGGCCCAAAGATCAGCGGAGCGACCCGGCTGCACCACGGGCCGCTGGGTGACCTCACCGGCCTCTCAGCCAAAAACCAGGAGCGGTGGAGGGAGCTGGACCCTGCAGAAGGGGATGTCGTTTACCAGAAGCGGGGCTACGTGCCGATCAAGGGCACTGCAAGAAAGCGAGCCTCCTGACAACGATGAAGGGCCCGCACCGTTTGGCGCGGACCCCTCATTCGGGTTCCTGGCAGCTGAGGCCAAACCAGGCGTTCATCGGTGGTCTATTGGTTGTCCTGCGGACCAGTGTCCCCCAAAAGGGACCGGATGGCGCTGACGAGAGCGGTGCCTTCCAGCCACGCAGAGGCAGCTGCCTCATCGCGGGGCACGACGGACACGTCCACGCCGTTTTCCCACCCGGTCATCTCAGCCAGCAGGATGTCGCGGTCCCGACGGCGGAGCTCCAGGGAGTACAGCGTCCGTCCCATCTTGCGAAGGTGCGCCAGGGTGTTCTCGAGGTAGCTCTGCGTCATTTCGGTCAGGGCATGCTGGTTCCCGTAGCGGTCCACCCAGTACGCAGACTGCTTCAGTGTGTCGAGGCTGATCGTCCCGGCGTTCTCGTTCATGGGCGACATGTGTGCGGCACCGCCTGGGTGCTTCACCGCCGCCGCGCCCGCACACAGGAAGAATGGCTGCTGACGAGACACCAGCCCGCTGACTCACAGAATGGAAGCATGCGTGATCGCTGAGAAGCCGAAGCATCCGGCCCTGCCGAAGTACCTGTACGCGACCGGAGCATGGAGCAAAGAGGTGCACGCCTACACCCAGGAAGAGTGGGGGCTTGGCGGCTCGCTGCCCAGCGGAGGCAACTACCAGGCCAGGACCTTCACCGGCCTGGCCATCGTCGCCATCATCGCGACTATCCCAGCGATCCTCGCGCCCCTGGGGTTTCTCTTTGGAATCCTCGCGCTGGTCATGTCGTTCTTCGGCTCTGCCAGCATCGGCATGGCTCTGATCCTCATCGTTGGCGGCGCCGTGGCAACCGTCCTGTTCACCGGCGGCTGGCTGCTGAGCATCCACGCCCTGCGAGGTGAGCTAAAGGCCCGAAAGCTCCGCAAGACCAAGGGCCTCCCAAAGCCAACGTACGGTGTTACTGACGACCAGGCCCGCCGGTGGTTCGAGGAACACCCCGGCACGCTGGAGATCACCAGGGAGAACTTCCCGCACAGCACCCGCCCGTTCCCGAGCGAGCCCGACTACCTGCCCAGCCAAGAGAAGCGAGCCTAGAGATGGTGTACGACCGTGAGCGGTTTGAGCGCGAGGACGCCGTCTACGCCGAGCACAAGAAGGCAGTGGCTGCCGGCGAGAAGCGCGTCCTGCGCAAGACCAGCACCGGTGAGCTGCACAGCTACCCGGCCGACGAGATCGGGTTCACGCCCGGACGGGGCCAGGCGCAGGTCAGCACCTGGTGGGGCATGGGGATCGTCACTGCCTTCCTGGGGCTCGTGCTGATCGTCGGCCTGTGGCTGTTCCAGCGTCCGCTGTGGGAGGGCGGGTCGCCGGAGTGGGGTGCCCTGTGGCTGATCGGCTTCGCCGGACTCATGACGCTCTACACGTTCAACCTGGCCCGCGACGAATACCGGGCCACCAAGCTCCGCAAGCTGCGCGGCTCCCCCAAGCCAGGCACGTCCGGCGCCGTCGACATCAACCTTCTCGAACTGGGACAGTCGTCGAACGGACGGGAGCAATAACGTAGCGGCTGGCTGCTGTCGGCTCGGCTAAGCTCGTCGGCATGACGGGAACGACAAGCCCTGCCGATTCGCCGGCGGGGAGGGCGGCGGCAGCCTCCAGGGCGCAGTACAAACAGGACGACTACCTCCGGACCCTGCAGGATCTTAGCCACGATGAGATCCGTGACCGGATTAGGGAAACGGCGGCTCTGGAGAAGGCTGCTATGCAGGAGTGGCTGGACTCCGGGGACTGCTACATCATCTCCCTGGCCGGGAAAGTCCACCTGCCCACCTGTGACAGCATGAAGCGGTTCGTGGACCGCGACTCTGCCTGGATCACGAACCTCCGCTTCCCGCAGCGGCTCCAAGGAGAATCGCCCGATGAGGACCCCATCCCCGTCTGGCCGATCCTGCGGACACGGGCCCAAATCGAGGCGATGCCGAGACGGACCGCGTGCCCCCTGTGCAAGCCGGACCTAACCCACCTGGACAAGGCCCGGCGGGCTATCACGTGGACGTACCTGCCGGCTCGCAGCCTGAAGTCCAAGCACTTCGGCACCGAGTTCCGCCTGCCCGAAGGCACGCTCCTCGGTGCTCTCACGAGAATCACCACAGTCGAGACCATCGACGGTCTCGACTTCAAGGCCGAGTTCGAATACGCAGAAGCCCCCGTCTCCGATCCGGACACCGAGTTGATGTACCAGACGGGGACGAGGGCTTTGGCCCAGCAACAGTCCTAGACCGCCACGGGTGCTTTGATCGCATCGTACGGGTCGTAGCCGACGATCTCGAAGTCTTCGACGCGGTAGTCAAAGATCGAGTCCGGCTTCCGGGTGATCTTCAGCTGCGGGTAGGGCCGGGGCTCCCGGGAGAGCTGCAGTGTCACCTGCTCCTCGTGGTCCTTGTAGATGTGGGCGTCACCGAAGGTGTGAATGTACTCCCCGACCTCGAGACCTACCTGCTGGGCGACCATGTGCGTAAGAATCGCGTAGGAGGCGATGTTGAAGGGAACGCCGAGGAACATATCCCCGGAGCGCTGGTAGAGCTGGCAGCTGAGCTTCCACGGCTTTCCGTCAGCGTCGGGGGTGACGTAGAACTGGAACATGGTGTGGCACGGCGGCAGGGCCATGTCCTCGATCTGCGCGACGTTCCACGCGTTGACGATGTGCCGGCGGCTGAACGGGTTGTTCTTCAGGCCGTCGATGAGGACCTCGATCTGGTCGATGTAACCCCCGCCCGCCTCAGCGGGGATGTCCCAGTGGCGCCACTGCCTGCCATAGACGGGGCCGAGGCTGCCGT
This genomic stretch from Pseudarthrobacter sp. BIM B-2242 harbors:
- a CDS encoding DUF2637 domain-containing protein, with amino-acid sequence MTSTPPRRTGAPLSRPIVATGIATTVLIAAGAFVLSFASLTDLAARAGIYPSLAWIWPIIIDGLIVAATVAIVALAGHDRRTLAYPWALLFLGAVVSTAANSVHAIITVDQNHGGVPPAVSAVVAAMPPLVLLAITHLTVILVQKAAPAPAPKKKPARAAGTRRAAVSSPASEPVPAPEPSFDTEVAAVRDDRPVHAPQPERHHERELVSA
- a CDS encoding M50 family metallopeptidase, whose product is MPLTVLRTPWPVVLKPGLLALFTSLTLAGGVLMAQARFPAEGRLQVGWHEALLAGTLALAALVLHETGHAVAARLTGRTVERLEFGMSGVAATSGDTTAWRRAAAIAAGPVIEIIAGTAMWVAGGSSWADPVGAAGFLAMVNGAGNLLPVKPFDGHRLWAFIRLGLGGNPALACRPSGPCPACTGVFPVTADLEPAAAV
- a CDS encoding dihydrofolate reductase; this translates as MHRPEARIGLIWAQAANGVIGCDGTMPWHLPEDFEHFRRTTEGHPVIMGRRTWDSLPERFRPLPARTNIVVTRDPGWNAAGAIRAGSIHYAVVAALGQPDPGPIWIIGGGTLYRTALAAQIADTAVITRIDADVEGDTFAPELGSDWSLGACAPTAGWAVAKNGTRYRIETWTRSQSGRPAQ
- a CDS encoding AAA family ATPase gives rise to the protein MPILQKLRTMVSKAGVAPATPAEFGFVIGARIHPADEVFDVELVEEQVTYAPATDGHLLLTGGPGTGKTLMLTALANEAASDMEVHTVDAWGSLEKTHALQPRAAATIGFTPSECATMLEVVLAEVRRRVQQCELEGVAAFGGLQDPPRRILVILDDTRHLLSDDDYSPSGDGQSKARSIECIEEVVESAERAGVTFVFSSQWREGESGLPAKILDGPIARLHLKATRYESFSSDSSRVVYRHGYWKPSVQSESMLLMQERQDDRPLLGPAEPRGHLAAPGCC
- a CDS encoding thymidylate synthase codes for the protein MTIPTPYEDLLADVLANGTRRPDRTGTGTIGVFGRQIRFDLAEYFPLITTKKVFTRGIIEELLWILAGDTNEHTLRDKNVNIWKEWAKEDGSLGPVYGRQWRHWDIPAEAGGGYIDQIEVLIDGLKNNPFSRRHIVNAWNVAQIEDMALPPCHTMFQFYVTPDADGKPWKLSCQLYQRSGDMFLGVPFNIASYAILTHMVAQQVGLEVGEYIHTFGDAHIYKDHEEQVTLQLSREPRPYPQLKITRKPDSIFDYRVEDFEIVGYDPYDAIKAPVAV